In the Duncaniella freteri genome, one interval contains:
- a CDS encoding helix-turn-helix domain-containing protein: MKTTAQLFDECLATVKNDVKMELDMSFALADKIDMILREKNISQKQLAKKMGKTEAEVSRWLGGTHNFTLRTIAKISDALGVKLLTI; this comes from the coding sequence ATGAAAACTACAGCCCAACTATTCGATGAATGTCTTGCTACCGTTAAGAACGATGTCAAGATGGAACTTGACATGTCGTTTGCCTTGGCCGATAAGATTGACATGATTCTTCGTGAAAAGAATATCAGTCAGAAACAGTTGGCAAAAAAGATGGGCAAGACCGAAGCAGAAGTATCTCGATGGCTTGGAGGCACTCATAATTTCACACTGAGAACGATAGCAAAGATTTCCGATGCTCTCGGCGTCAAACTTTTAACCATATAG
- a CDS encoding helix-turn-helix domain-containing protein: MESNTSNHDDKIMHCSTFDELLDAEYGKPGTSEREQFDADAAAFCLAETLKEERLKAGLTQQQLAERIGTKKTYISRLENGKSDVQLSTLFRIFEGLGRRVSLTIL; encoded by the coding sequence ATGGAAAGCAATACCTCTAATCACGATGACAAGATAATGCATTGCTCAACTTTCGACGAGCTTCTTGATGCAGAATATGGCAAGCCCGGCACCTCGGAGCGGGAACAGTTCGACGCTGATGCGGCGGCGTTCTGTCTGGCAGAGACACTCAAAGAAGAACGTCTCAAAGCCGGACTGACCCAACAGCAGCTCGCTGAGCGTATCGGTACTAAGAAAACCTATATCTCTCGTCTGGAAAACGGCAAATCTGATGTCCAGCTCAGCACCCTCTTCCGAATCTTTGAGGGTCTCGGCAGAAGGGTATCTTTGACCATCCTGTAA
- a CDS encoding helix-turn-helix domain-containing protein — protein sequence MEENIYMLPDSEIRRRLGQKIRHLRLRQNFTQTSLAEQAQVSLTTLKRIEKGDISYFDSLMRVLRILGELDVFSSLIKEDEMSPNEYFEFVEASKKKQRKRASGNNKTNTQPNTEESEW from the coding sequence ATGGAAGAGAATATATACATGTTACCTGACAGTGAAATCCGCCGTCGGCTGGGACAAAAAATAAGGCATCTGCGACTCCGACAGAACTTCACTCAGACATCACTCGCAGAACAGGCGCAAGTCTCATTGACGACACTAAAGAGAATCGAGAAAGGCGATATAAGCTATTTCGATTCCCTGATGCGCGTGCTTCGCATACTTGGCGAACTGGATGTGTTCTCGTCACTCATTAAGGAAGATGAGATGAGTCCCAATGAATATTTCGAGTTTGTCGAAGCAAGCAAGAAGAAGCAGCGCAAACGCGCAAGCGGCAATAACAAGACCAACACACAACCTAATACCGAGGAATCAGAATGGTAG